A window of Rhododendron vialii isolate Sample 1 chromosome 11a, ASM3025357v1 contains these coding sequences:
- the LOC131307319 gene encoding protein kinase STUNTED: MTRAGVAGEVEVSGGGKTVVVGVKLDSPSRELLTWALVKVAQSGDRVIALHVLGDNEIVDPEGKSSLLSLVKAFDSVLAVYEGFCNLKQVDLKLKVCRGSSVRKVLVREAKSYFANEVIVGTARKHHTIRSSASVAKYCGRKLPKDCSVLAVDNGKIVFHREASPITNGCRKGIVDQQHNLLCAIQRSVLSKNSNILHVASEDENPPGTSNQGACRNSELALVKADSHCGESALKQNCSICSPEYRILLEDSCVQSTESSTSGDGDGDGEQDNSMALVTVQKVEDEPSSISLLITEMPERKFGWPLLRRAFLPDRQISVVQWAMQLPSRNCFSSVYSNQSTCNQQEDQSSELDGESGAIVLVGADTLSAPSSPSSSRSILEELEGLHEKYSSTCRLFKYLELLRATSNFTPANLIGKGGSSQVYQGRLPDGKEIAVKILKPSEDVLKEFVLEIEIITALLHKNVISLFGFCFEDGNLLLVYDFLSRGSVEDNLHGNKKDPCTFGWSERYKVAVGVAEALQYLHTESAKPVIHRDVKSSNILLSEDFEPQLSDFGLAKWASTTSSHITCTDVAGTFGYLAPEYFMFGKVNDKIDVYAFGVVLLELLSGRKPISNDHPKGQESLVMWAKPILNGGKVAQLLDPSLARNYNSDQMERMVLAATLCIRRAPRARPQMSIVLKLLQGDSEVTKWARQQIDSSDGTDMLDDEAFPRSNLQSHLNLALLDVHEDSLSMSSIEQTVSFEDYLRGRWSRSSSFD; this comes from the exons AAATTGTGGATCCAGAAGGCAAATCTTCACTTCTCTCGCTTGTTAAAGCATTTGATTCTGTTCTTGCTGTGTATGAAGGTTTCTGCAACTTGAAGCAG GTGGATCTCAAGCTTAAGGTATGCAGGGGTTCTTCTGTCCGAAAAGTTCTGGTGAGGGAAGCGAAGTCTTATTTTGCTAATGAAGTTATAGTGGGAACTGCTCGAAAACACCATACAATTCGATCATCGGCCTCTGTTGCCAAGTATTGTGGAAGGAAACTGCCAAAAGATTGCTCAGTACTCGCGGTTGATAATGGGAAGATTGTGTTTCATAGAGAAGCATCTCCGATCACTAATGGCTGTAGAAAAG GAATCGTTGATCAACAACATAATTTGCTCTGCGCAATTCAACGGTCAGTTCTGAGTAAGAATTCCAACATACTACATGTTGCTAGTGAGGATGAAAACCCTCCTGGAACAAGCAATCAGGGTGCTTGTAGAAATTCGGAACTAGCCTTGGTGAAAGCAGACTCTCATTGTGGAGAGAGTGCCTTGAAACAGAACTGTTCCATTTGTTCCCCGGAATATCGCATTTTGCTGGAAGATTCATGTGTCCAATCAACAGAGTCATCAACTtctggtgatggtgatggtgatggtgaacAAGACAACTCTATGGCTCTAGTGACAGTACAGAAGGTAGAGGATGAACCGAGTTCAATCTCCTTGTTGATAACTGAGATGCCAGAACGGAAATTTGGTTGGCCACTTCTTCGCCGTGCTTTCTTACCAGATCGTCAGATTTCTGTGGTTCAGTGGGCAATGCAGTTGCCAAGCAGAAACTGTTTCTCAAGTGTGTATTCAAACCAAAGTACTTGTAATCAACAGGAAGATCAATCTTCTGAACTAGATGGGGAAAGTGGTGCAATTGTACTTGTTGGTGCTGATACTCTTTCTGCTCCGTCCTCCCCTAGTAGTTCAAGAAGCATACTGGAAGAATTAGAGGGACTTCATGAGAAATACTCTTCAACTTGCAGACTGTTCAAGTATCTGGAACTTCTGCGGGCAACATCCAATTTCACTCCCG CgaatttgattggaaaaggaGGAAGCAGTCAAGTTTATCAAGGTCGCCTTCCTGATGGCAAGGAAATTGCTGTGAAAATCTTGAAGCCATCTGAAGATGTATTGAAAGAGTTTGTATTGGAGATTGAGATTATTACTGCCTTACTTCACAAGAACGTCATTTCACTTTTTGGTTTCTGTTTTGAGGATGGAAATCTTCTCTTGGTTTATGATTTTCTATCAAGAGGAAGCGTGGAAGATAACCTTCATG GTAATAAGAAGGATCCTTGTACGTTTGGGTGGAGTGAGAGATATAAGGTGGCTGTCGGTGTAGCTGAGGCACTGCAATATCTGCACACTGAAAGTGCTAAACCTGTGATCCACAGGGACGTAAAATCATCGAATATACTACTTTCTGAGGATTTTGAGCCACAG CTATCGGATTTTGGACTAGCTAAGTGGGCATCTACAACCTCGTCACACATCACATGCACCGATGTTGCAGGGACCTTTGG TTACTTGGCTCCTGAATATTTCATGTTTGGCAAAGTGAATGACAAGATAGATGTCTATGCATTCGGCGTTGTACTTCTTGAGCTTCTTTCCGGAAGAAAGCCTATAAGTAACGACCATCCAAAGGGCCAAGAGAGCCTGGTTATGTGG GCAAAACCGATTCTAAATGGTGGAAAGGTTGCCCAGTTACTAGACCCTAGCCTGGCTAGAAACTACAATAGTGACCAGATGGAGAGGATGGTTTTAGCTGCTACTCTCTGTATCAGACGTGCGCCACGAGCTCGACCCCAAATGAGCATT GTCTTGAAGCTCCTCCAGGGTGACTCGGAGGTAACCAAATGGGCAAGGCAACAAATTGATTCTTCAGATGGGACTGATATGCTGGATGATGAGGCGTTTCCACGCTCAAATCTCCAGTCCCATCTTAACCTTGCATTGCTTGACGTGCACGAAGATTCTCTCTCCATGAGCAGTATCGAGCAAACTGTCTCGTTTGAAGACTATTTGCGAGGCCGGTGGAGCCGCTCCTCAAGCTTTGACTAA